The window TCAGACAAAGACTTGGACAAATTAAAGATGCGTCCGCAGCTGTTCTCACATTTAGACCAGGTTGTGATCAGCTGGCGACGCAGTAACCTGCTTTGAAGCCTAGTGTCAAGATTAGGCAAATCGTCCTGAGAAAGAACCTTGTCATAGCCGGTCTTGAGCAAGGGCAGAAGCCAGGAAAAGCTAATTCTGGCCCAGATCCCGCTAAATTCCTCCGGCGAACCATTCGAAAGACGCTTTCTCTCCTCAATGGACTCCAATAGGAGGGCAAATAATGTGAGGGAGAGATTCACAGTCATGAGAATCGGGACAGGGCTGCCAGCTGCCAGTAGCCACAAGGTCCTTGTTCGAGCGATATTCAAGAGACTCGATAAGGATAGATATAAGTCGAGGACTGTTGAAGGGCGAAGTGATCGTCCATGGCTTGCTCTAGATAGGAAGAATGCGGCTACCGTAGCCGTAGAGCTCAAGATATCCGCCGGAAGAGATAACTTAGTTCGCAACTCGACATATTGAGCTCTAAACACAAGGTATACGACTTGCACAGCAAGGATCGCGGTAAAAGCTACCTGTAGAGAATGTGTAAGTACATCGCTTGTGTTTATCGACGGGAGACAAACCGCTTTCCATCGCCGGATAGCCCTTGACCTCACGGAAAACGCAGCTCGTCTCCTGAACAGGCCCCATATCTGTATGGGTGCAAGAATAAGAAATACGACAGCCGGCACAGCAACAAAAAAGATGTCTTCAAAAAGCAAAGTGAAGTCAAATGGTCTACACCGGGGGTCGACCTGGGGTCCAAAGTATTGCTCACTACCAGGAGGGCAATCCATCTCTGCAAAAGATGTCAATGCCCTTTGTAGATCCATTGACTGGAAGCATCATGAGAGGATGATGCAGAATTCTGATTGATGGATATTAAAGGGTTGATATGAAAACGTGACGCGCAAGACAGGAAGCCTTGCAGGGAAGTTTCAATTGAAGGATGCACTGCTTGATGTGAGTCGTATGACATCAGTTGCCTGgcttgtacatgtacaccCTAAGGGCTAGTGAGACGCCTGGAGGTTGGGATTGGCGACTCTTCAGCGGGGTCGAGCAAGTAAAGCGACCGCTAACGTTTGCATTCAACGCCTACATTTCATCACTCAGTTGTATTCGCCGCCTGTGAAGAAGTACTTATCCCTGTTCCCAAAGGATCAATCAATGAATCTGCAGCTCTTATCAATTCTAGCCATTCATCGTATACGAGGTTGGTAGGTGGGAAGAAACTAATACTTGTATCTTCAGCCAATTGTCTGCTCTCAACCGGCAAATACACGCTTATGTGTATGCAATGGCTTTATCGTCAACCTCCAATTACAATTATTTCCCTCCTCTACCATCAATCCTTTGGCATCCTATGTAATTTATAGAGCTTTCTTTCGTAGTGTGCATGTATCAGTACTCCGAAATGCCGGTTCCAGCAACATCGCCGTGAGGTTAAACTGGCTCTTGGCTCTTACAGCTCCTGTAGCCTCTTGCAATATAAAACGATGTGCAGCCACGATACACAATGATCACTAAGATGTCTCAATCTTCTCTCGCTTATAATATTACACTGCTCTATGAGCTTAGGGTTTGCCATTTTACTTCCGGTCGCCATCAGGTTCGAAATTGGTTGCACATATATAAACGACAGCTCTACAACGCGATAGCAATATGTATTGATATTTCAATGGCAGTATCTTAATGGTGACAGTCAGGTGTACTTTCTTTATTTTGAGTACATTAGTACGTAGTTTTAGAGCCAGTAGATGCATTCAGAGCATCTTACAAAAGCCTATAGGAGAATGATGCATCACTCAGCCAATCATTAGCCATCCTTTTCCCTCCGGAGAGATACTACTACTCCTCTTAGTGACTTGCCTGCAATCCAGGCGACCCTTTCATTCTGCCAGCAGTTATCTGATGGATACAATACTAAAGAGGTGAAGACACTGTTGTTGAACTGCCATCATAGTTTGAGTGTTTTACAAGAGCTCCGGAAATCAGTGGCCTACGGAAGTTGGACATTCCAACGATACCAGTAGATGAATTGATTGAACTCGAGGTTCCAGGCTAATGTCATTTCCTCACAAATGGGATCGACAAGCCAAGCAGGCTGGAGGCTGACAAAACTGGTCATTCACAGAACATGCATAACGCTGTTCAGGCTGGGATTCTAAGAAGTGGCTTTCTCAGAATACGAATGGAAAACCGACTACACGAATAGCGCGGCTCACATAGGTAATATATGATGTCGTGTGATGTCAACTGGTTGACCCAAGTAGTCGGCGGTTTGAACATGGACTGCGTCTCTGGCAAGATATGTATTTGTATGTAGTCAAATGGGTTGTACTCTGCATCATAGTCCGCTAATTGCTATACCAAGCTACTGCCAGCTACTATCTCTTGATGTTGCTACTTTCAGCTATTATCTTTTAATGCTGCTGTCAGCTACTTCAAGATATGGATACCCGATACATCTGCAAATAGAATATGTTtgtgcgtgtgcgtgtgGGCATATCCGGTTTAGAGCTAGTCACCCATTGGGTCATCAATATGATCATGGGGGAGGGTTCTATGCATGGACGTTTTGGATGGGATTCACTTGCATCATCTGCTGAACCGTCGAGATTTACGCGTACTAAATCTACTCTCGGCTGGGATATTCATATAAAAGCAATTTTTGCTACTAATGTCACCTTGTTTTAGTATCGACAAATACCTAAAGAATGACTGGTGACTTCCTGCAGTTTTGTGTAGCCATCCGGGGGTGCTGGGGTAGTTTAGCGCTATCCCGGTGAGCGTGAAGCTGGTCAAGTGTACATATTACTATTTCTTAATTGAATAAAGGATCAATACACTTCATTTAGCTTTCTGTTGCCTACATGACACTAAGGAAAACACTATAAGATGTCGAGTCACTGGGCATGCCAACTATTAGGTGAGCACCCCCCCTCGGCCCGTCTTAGTGTGAGTTTACATATATTACACGATCAGCATGAGTGTGAATCTTGGAGGGTGGGATGAATGATGACCGTAGTTATACACCCGATGAGGAAGCGTTGGTAGCTCTCTCAGCACCTGAGGAATGTTTAAGGCGACCAGTCGAGCTAAAAAGTTGACGTCAGAGTGTGAATAACAGAACATCTTCCTCTCACATCGTCCTCTCTCATGCGATTCAAgctgatggcaatggcattCAGACGAACCGTCAGCTCAGCATTTGGGGGCCGCATGAGTGTCTCACCCGTGCACTAGGGAGTCAAGTGATTCGCTGTGGCCTCAGGTGACTGCAGACTCGAGGCGTCTGTCGAGGCGCCGGCGCTTTTGGGCCGGTGAAGAGCAGCAGGACGGTGCGGTGAATGGATTTGCGAGTTGCTCACATACTTGATCAAATAGATACTGTGCCAGaccttcatcatcagactGAGACTCAGCAAGGTCGCAAGCAACCCTAGCAGGTGATACTTGGGCGGTGCGGGAGGGGCCACAGCCGGACGTGGTATTGTctgatggtgttgctgggCCCCACCGTGGATGGGAAGACGCGGACAGCCAAAGTGGAGAGGGGCCAgtgatgcttgcttcttgcttGCAGCTTCCAGGTTGCTGTGCAAGGTACGGGGTACGAGCGCTGCCTCTTATCGCCCTGGTCCCGTTCGTGTACGGCGAGGTGCCAGGTACGCCACGGAGCAGCTTCCGTCGAGGTTCTGTGGCAGCGATTTCCGCATGCTTCAGCCCGCCGCCGCGAAccacgtacgagtacatgtacgtatCCAGTACTCCGTCGGTACCTCGTACTCGGCAACTGTACCTCCAGCTTGTCATTTCTCCATCCTCCCCCAAAGTACCAATACCTGCACGAAGCCAACCTCAACCTGAAAAGTTGCAAGACCCAACAGAACAACACCAGGTCTGCCTCTTGTATCATGCGCCGGTTGCCTTTTCCGCCTCCACCCAATCTCCAGCCCTTCCAGCACCCATGCGCTCCCAGAGGCGCCGGCGCTTCTCCCCATTCGCTGCGCCTACGTGCCCTGTCGCGCGTGCTGATTGGCCGCGGGCCCGGCGCAGCTGTCCCCTACCAGGTCCCTACCAGGTACCTGCCAGGCCAGAATCTGCCCTCCGTGCCTGTCCCAAGCACCGCCAAGTGCATGTATCCGGTACTTGCTGCTTGGACTTGCTGCTCCCCCCCTCCAAAAGGCTCCAACCGCCCAAACGAGAGTCCCGGGTTTAAGCCTCAGGCCGCAATCTGCAGCCCCAATGCGGCCTAGCGCCGAGCCGCGGGCAAGGCATCGCCAGTATTTCATCACTATCGCCTCCCGCCTGCTTGCACGTGTTGCCTCCCTTCTGCCGCCGCGTGACCCGACCTTGTCCCTCAGCGCCTctcctccgtctctctctgCAACGTAGACGCATCTGGTCTCTCCAAGGAGCAAAAAATACGCCTTGTAAGCATAAGAGTTGTCACAAGAGGCCCTTGACCACGGCCGTCGCGacgctcgtcttcttcatgcacttttttttctcaactTTTTAATGCCCTCTggtgcttttttttcacttGAAGCTGTTGCAGCTTTGACTTACACTCGACTCGGACCCCGTCGCGCGATATCACGAGATTGATCACGCAAAACACGTGAGACGACCAAACCCGTGATCTGGCTCCAGAGCACATGATCGTCACGGTATGTCCCTACTATGCACTTCCCTTACCCGTTCGTTCAtcacgatggcttcaagatgGCCGAGCTGCGCATTTTCGGGCCAccatgcagcagcaacgggaGATGCCTTGCGacgagttttttttttgtttttctttttgctcctcTCTGCACTCCTAAGCCGTAGCATCTTCGCTGGTCCGCGCACCACCTCGCATCTGAAGCTTCATCACATCCGCCGCGATACGCATTGTATCGATGGTGCCTCTTGCATCCCAGCTTTTGCTTGATGCTGTCATGGCTGAATCACCGCATCGCCTGCATCAGGTGGACGCATGTGTGCCTTTTGCCTGCTGGAAGCTTtgcgatggtgatgatgcggcCGCAAGCCGTTCACTGTCGCCGTCAGCTCAAGTGAGCCGCGATGAATGAGGAGCACCGCACTCATCCGTCAGTGTCCTTCCGCTGTCTCAGACCACCGGCGGTAGTTGCATTAGGATCGTGCACGACGTCAGGCTCGGCTCAAGTCGAGCGAATGTGCgcttcttgcagcttcttgcaGCTTCGCATTGCCCATCTTCGTCCGTGACCAGGCACTGTGCTGCAAGCACACACCCCCTTGCTCATCTCTACCTCAGCCTTGCATTCCCTTGCCGCCATTGTTGTCGAGTGATATGAGTTCCCGCGTTTGGCATGGACCAAAAGTGCCAAGCTGAaacctttcttttttcgcgCTTCCTTAATAAATCCTTGCAGGCATCGCATTCTAGTGTCGTCGTCTAACCAGAGTCATAGGCTCAAGACTGTCCAACCACATGCACTTCAGCTGACTGTTGACTTTTCAACAATCTACTATAAAATTCATCTGTCTGGCCAAACCGCCAAGCGTGCAAACCTTCAACTGGTCGACTGCATCCCGGCTTGCCACCGCTGgtttctcccccttctcaaGAGCTAGATGATGGCCGATACACTTGTCTCTGAACACCCCGATCTATCTGGCTTTCCTGGCTCTCCTGGCCAGAAACGAAAGCGCGAATTAGAAAGTCCCAATCTTGGGCGCACAAAGCGTGccgctcctccagcagccatgTCTGCGTCGCCGGCGGACACAGCCGCCTTCATCGAAAATGCCATTGAGGCCTCGCAAGCGGCGGCTGTGAGCGGCGTTAATGTTGCCGATTTCAACGCTCTCCAGCAAGCTGCCGCTGCAGATCACACCGATGCCTCGGACCCTTCCAATGCTACCAGCACTGCGCAGGCTGCCCTGGGCATGTACCCGACCCTCCATGTCCCTTCATCAACCGAGGAGCAGTTTTCTGCACAGGGACCTGTTGATCCTGACCACGGCCACGAAAATGCATTCAAGCACGATACCCCTTTCACAGACGTGACACAACAGCCCGACCCCATGATGGACCCTACGGTCAACCAAaaccagcctcctcctcccccgaATGGCGTTCAATCTCATCCCCCTCCACCACAGCACAGATACGCAGTGCCACCGCCTCCCCCCAACCCCAAGCCGAGTGTTGGTTCAGAAGAGTGGCACAAGATGCGGAAGGATAACCACAAAGAAGGTAAGATATACAATCTCTAGATCTGCGGAAGGAACACGGGGCACTGACACGGATGTAGTGGAGCGCCGACGCCGCGAGACTATCAACGAAGGCATTaacgagctggccaagattgtcCCGGGCtgcgagaagaacaaaggaTCGATTTTGCAGCGGGCTGTTAGTTTCATCACCCAGCTCAAAGAGAACGAGCAGCAAAACATTGAAAAGTGGACGTTGGAAAAGCTGCTCACAGAGCAAGCTATAACAGAGCTTAGTGCGTCCAACGACAAGCTTAAGCAGGAGTGCGAGCGGCTGTACCGAGAACTGGAGACGTGGAAGCGCGTTGCACAGCAGGCTGGTCTGGAGCCCCCAGCTGCTCCCAAGGAAGAGCCCAATACCGGCATGCCGTCGAGTTAGGAATCCGGACATGCATTGGTGATATTCCATCCTCCAGCATCTCTCTCGAGCTTTTCCGAGGCCTATTACGTCTCGACGCAGGCTAAGATCCAACACGAGAGAGACGATAGCTcatgactttttttttttattcttcctCACCCCCCGTTTCGCAAGGCTATGTCAATACCAGATCCTCTGCCGGCCTCTTTTCTGCCACGCCTGCCtcggcaatgatgatgactacGTTTTTTCGAATCGTTTATTATCCATTTTACCCAAGTCCTCGATTCGGTTTTCTATTTCAGCAATGTTTTATTCTTACTGGGCCTAGCTCTGGCGAGATACCATTTCTCACTGTAAGATTCCTTCTTTCAGCAGCTTGGCGTTTGGTAGGATGCACTTGGAGGACTACAAAGGGGAAACCTACATATCCATTTTGGACCGCGTCGGATACGCGCAGACATGGTTTGGCTTTGGGCTACATGGGAAAAAACCTCTACGTAATTAGCAAAGCTGTTGTTGTTAGCGCTCTCCGATGCTAGGGGACCAAAGATAATGTGTACGATCCTTGATGCCCAAGAACTTGTGCTGTACCTTGCCGTGTTGTCAATCCGAAGCATATCTGATCAGGGGTTGTTATTGGAGGCTACGATGgcggaagcagaagctgcatctCCGCGATTCTCGAGAGACACCCTAATGCATGCATTCAAGCGGCCGTAAAGCTGCAAATAAGAGCCAATTGGTTAGATGCAGGCCCCCTGCAGGTGTCTCAGTTTAGCTGCGGTCTGGAAGCCACTAGGAGGAAATAATCCATCCTGAAAATAGAATTGATTGAGGGACAATGTTTGTCTTAGGAGATTCACTCGTGATATGACATTTagtatacgagtactgtTGTCTGTAGTTGAGTCTCAAtaccccttttcttctcagtATCGACAAGATGAGACGtattttccatttctttATTCCTAGTTCAGAGTCACTTGGTGGCTTGGTGTTTCCGATACCCATGTCATTTTAGTAGAcaagtctctcttcttctttttttcttctcttttcttttcgcatTTCATGGGGTCAGGGTCTTTTCTTTAGTCCCAACCCATAACCCCGGTTtagacaaacaaaaagaaaggaaaaaaaaaaaaaaaaaaaaaaaaggaaaaacaacaTACGAAAGGGGACCGGAAGAGAACGTGCCGTAACCTTGGCAGTTTTCCATAACACCGTatactatattataattttgAAATGTGTTCCGTGGTATTGACACAGTGTGTTGCTTGGAGTGATTCTAAAGGAGGCGTTTTAAGGATGATATCTGGAGCggctgagagagaggaagacaaTAGAAAGAAACGGAAAACTCGGAGTGTTTTTTTAATCAGTTTATTCTTGTACAGTGTGGTGAGGTAGAATCTTCAAGAGATGTAAGAGTGTAAATGGGAATGATAAGTTGTGTGGCTTGTTTGCTTTTCTGTTTACTCCGTAATGGCGTTTGTTgatattttcttttggcttGGTTATGAGGGAGTTGTTGctttgtacatgtagatacGTAAATACTCCAGTCTAACACTGTATTCGATTGGACTATTTCGTCAATGGCTCATCGAACTAAAGTCCACCGGTGTTGTGATGTATGATATAGGTTCGAAAGGGCGCGTTTTCTTGTAGTTCTCCCCAAACCCCAACTTATCATGCATGTAGTCACTCCGTGATTGCTTCTTCCGTATCCCAGTGTAAGCCGCGTCACCCCCTATCTTTCTTCTGGCGAATCCATCTATACATACACATGTATTGCTGAAGTATAACGCCCAACCAGCCAGAAGCTTCTCCTGAATCCCGCGATGGACCCAGCCATTGCTCATCTCTTCTCCATAGCTTCAGCCACTGGGCATTAAACTACAGATATCGACAGTGTGAATGTTCCTTATGACTCCCATTGTCAAGACAACAGTATCTCTGCCCAAACTCTCTGAATGTTTACAGAAGCTTCCAATGTAAACAATGAGATGCAGAGTTTTGTATGCCCGTTATAAAACCCAGCACTCCCCCATGTGTCTGCCATTGCCCATCTTCCACATACCAATTCGTCAAGTACTTCCAAGCACTCAGCTCAAAGCACTCAGCTCCAAGCACACAGATCCAAACACTCAGCTCCAAATCTCCCCAATTCGCCGATATACCAATTCGAGCAACTCGCCCAAGAGCAGCTATCTATATACCAATATACCAATTTCAACAAGGACTTTATATCAAGACTTCTCTTCAAGATGTCAGGCTTTCTTCCTTGCTCCGGTGGATACCCCGTAGAATCCCCCAGCCAATCGAGATCATCATGGATGTATCTCCCCCCTGAACTCCGCCTCATGATTATGGAGAAGGTCGCCCACCAAAAGTTTCCAGGCTGGGAATCCTGTGCCACGATCAACAGAGAGTGGCAAGACGTgattgaaaaagaaaactacAAGAAGTTGAACCTGGATGTCTCTGATCTCGACGAATTGAACGTCATGGTCCCACACCACAAAAGACACTTGGTCAAGCACATCTTCTTCGAGATCGGCCTCCCCAGAGATCAATCCGCCTGCTGTGCGAGATGGAACCCTCCACCATCCAACATCAGTAAAAtcgtcaaggaggccatcatgaagctcttcACTGCCCTCAGCACATGGGAccagagcagcagcttgaCGTTGGAACTCAACGTCTGTTCACTCAGCGACTCCGAACACTGGTTCAAGCCGCTGTACTTTTCCAACGACCGCAccgagggagatgatggtcGAAAGATCAGCGACCTTAACCATGGCTGGGTCAACGGCCAGCAAAGCAGGCCTGCGCCGGAGGAGGCCGTGCGTCGAATGTTTCGGCCCAtcaagctggacaagagCTTCGAGCGCGAGCCGCTTCCCAAGGTCATCTGCGTGACGAAGTTTGTCATTCGTCGACAGCTTCGAAGGTGTATTTCACCGGCTGGGATAAGTGCGATGCTCGAGGCGCTGCCTTTCCTGGAGCACATGGGCTATGAGCCATGGGCGTTGCATGAGACTGCGAGTCAAGACAGGAGACGAGACCATGTAGCAGGTAtgttgtctttctttgtctttttcaaCTGCCATATCTTGGTCTGTCTGTCTTGAATTCACTTCTAACATTCTTCTGATGATTAGCTCTCCGTCATGCAATGCTACAAAAGCTTTCCAAGGCCGTCACCAGTCTGGTAGTCTTCCAAGACTCCCGCAAATTCTACAAAGTCCTCCAGCAACGACAGCCGGACGGGGGTCCCAAGCCCCCTACCATCAACTCCGTCGCCATTGGAGACGCCCTGGGCGACATCTTCGCCAGGAAGAGCCTTGGCCTGAAGCACCTCGCCGTTTCATTCATGGTCGACGCCAAGGATGTCCTCCGCCACTGCAAGCCAGCCTATACGTGGCCGCAGCTCAAGACCGTGGCGCTCACCTCGCAGCTCCTGAGAGAAGACGCGAACCTGAACCCGGACAGCCAAGGCAGGATCGAGGACTTGCTATGCAGGGCTGCGGCTCTAGCGAAGCGAATGCCTGAGCTGGACACGTTTGTGCTCTGGAACGGCGCAAAGGGCGACGCCTGCGCCTTCATCTATCGCGTCAAGGGGAGCAAAGCGTCCATTACCTGGCGCGGGACGTGGTCTCTGGAGATGAGCCCCAAGGTGGTTGAGGCGTGGAATTCCGTGGTCTTGACACGATCCTGGCGCGAGATTGAGATATACCATGAGCGTATTGGGAGCGGTGTCAACTGCGTTGGCGATGCCATCCACCACTTGAAACTCCCCTGCCGGGTTGTTGAGCCAGCGTCTCTGTGGCAGATGCGCAGGGAGGGAAACTTGGTCCCGTATGGCACCAAATGAACATTCTACGATTTCTTGGTACATAATTAGCCCTCTTCACATACATTATGTCTACCCATACTCATACGCAACCGAACCACCAACCGGGCTTGACCATGTTTTCCCCTTCCTCTTTCAAGCGAAGCTTTTTCAGCTGCGacatctcttctctttttctctcttggcaatcaatcaatcaatcaattcaAGTCACATCacgaaaaagacaaacaaggGTCCCTTCTCCACACGCAAGGCAAACAAGGGCGACACACGCAAAGGAGGGCAGCTCGGAGCCACCTCCGTCGCTCCTGTATGGACTGACTAGCCAGCCGGGCTCGTTTAATTTTCCTCAGATTGCCCCTCGTTATTTTTCtgtcacttttttttttctctcttttctttttttttttcccgcccCCATCCTTGGTCGTCGAGCCGAAGACATGGGACAGGGGGGGAGGTCCGCGGACATGGGACACGCGAGAATGTACCTCTGAATGACATGATATTACATTATACGGTGACATTGAGACATGGGCTTGCATTTTATCTTTGGttttgtacatgtactttggtTCGGATAGAAAGAATAGAACAGTTGGTTGAGTGCCTTGTTTGGAGGAATCTGTCTAGGTTGATCGACGCCTTGCAGGGTTTAAGAACGAAGCCGGAAAGAAGATGCAGTTGCTAGGTACTCATACAGTGGTAATCAAAAACATGAATCGTAACAATCTATACCTCTGTTTTCCACCAGCCGAGTTTAATAATGAATAACACTCATACAGAACCACAAAGTGAATGTCCTCGGAGTCTCTCTTATCTTGGCGCGTATAAGAGCAGAGACATCAAATGTATGAAAAAAGTCTCCACAGTCAGCTTATACTTGGATACGTCAACGCCAAAGCCGGAGATGGGAATGAATgacttgctgctgcttccaaCAAGCATTACTTGGCATCTACTAGCAAATACTAGCATCTAACAACGCTTCTATTGTAGGGATTGCCACACCATCGCCAAGAGATTGCACCAAGCACGCCCGGAATCAGGccactctcttcccccccaTCCGGAGCCTCTAAAGCTTCAATCTCTCCGATTCCCGATCCAAAGAAGCTGTCATTACGTTAATACAAGAAGAGTCAAGTTCACCTTTACAGAGCCCCACAGAGCAAGCAAATCCAAATCCGAAGCAAGGACAAAGACGAgagacaagaacaagacaagaatactaccatcttcaccgtgatcttctcatcccctcctctcccatCCCATAGGTACCGGTACATACGAAGCTACTGTACGTAGGCACTCATACTAGAAGTAAGGCGAGAC of the Trichoderma breve strain T069 chromosome 4, whole genome shotgun sequence genome contains:
- a CDS encoding helix-loop-helix DNA-binding domain-containing protein, with the translated sequence MMADTLVSEHPDLSGFPGSPGQKRKRELESPNLGRTKRAAPPAAMSASPADTAAFIENAIEASQAAAVSGVNVADFNALQQAAAADHTDASDPSNATSTAQAALGMYPTLHVPSSTEEQFSAQGPVDPDHGHENAFKHDTPFTDVTQQPDPMMDPTVNQNQPPPPPNGVQSHPPPPQHRYAVPPPPPNPKPSVGSEEWHKMRKDNHKEVERRRRETINEGINELAKIVPGCEKNKGSILQRAVSFITQLKENEQQNIEKWTLEKLLTEQAITELSASNDKLKQECERLYRELETWKRVAQQAGLEPPAAPKEEPNTGMPSS